Within Paenibacillus sabinae T27, the genomic segment CCGGATCGCTGTGTTTGCTTCGGGGCAGGGCAGCAATTTTGCGGCGCTGGCGCAGGCGCAGCGTGAAGGGCGGCTTGGCGGCGGCGTCATCGAACTGCTGGTGTCCGACAGGCCGGAAGCACCTGTGGCGCAGCGCGCGCAGGAGGCGGGGATTGCATCCCTGCTGCTGCGGCCCAAGGATTTTGACAGCCGCGAGCAGTACGAAGCGCGGATTGTAGAGGAGCTCAAGCGGCGAGAGATCGGGCTCATTGTGCTGGCCGGATATATGCGGCTCATCACCCCGGTGCTGCTGGCCCCTTACGAGGGACGCATCATTAATATTCATCC encodes:
- the purN gene encoding phosphoribosylglycinamide formyltransferase, encoding MNYSRIAVFASGQGSNFAALAQAQREGRLGGGVIELLVSDRPEAPVAQRAQEAGIASLLLRPKDFDSREQYEARIVEELKRREIGLIVLAGYMRLITPVLLAPYEGRIINIHPSLLPAFAGKDAIGQALDYGVKLTGVTVHFVDGGMDTGPVIAQRALAVEDGDTADSLAERIHRIEYELYPEVVAAFAAGKIKLDGRKATVRQ